A genomic window from Silene latifolia isolate original U9 population chromosome Y, ASM4854445v1, whole genome shotgun sequence includes:
- the LOC141631249 gene encoding protein FAR1-RELATED SEQUENCE 7-like encodes MELFRVFEKEIGLAMGTRAAFITHEDTTLIYSVDTVGNEGYSHHVTYDCGNNLCACTCRKYQVMGIICYHIIRVLHMHSVQEIPASCIHRRWTKFAKTEVWKRLLPSDMRRSAANEAINWQRSTLTNVHNLITKSQKVMEARVIVEKFFEAANAEVIVLLQKLSVDAETNTQTTEERPILDPIRVTTKGRSAR; translated from the coding sequence ATGGAGCTGTTCCGTGTGTTTGAGAAGGAGATTGGACTTGCAATGGGCACCCGGGCAGCATTTATCACCCATGAAGATACCACCTTAATTTATAGTGTCGACACGGTTGGCAACGAGGGATATTCCCATCATGTTACTTATGATTGCGGGAACAACTTGTGTGCTTGCACTTGTAGGAAGTACCAAGTAATGGGCATCATATGTTACCACATCATACGGGTCCTGCACATGCATTCTGTGCAGGAGATCCCGGCTAGTTGCATCCACAGGAGGTGGACGAAATTTGCAAAAACGGAGGTCTGGAAACGTTTACTACCTTCTGATATGCGCCGAAGTGCTGCAAATGAGGCCATTAATTGGCAACGTTCAACACTCACCAATGTCCACAATCTCATAACAAAGAGCCAGAAGGTAATGGAGGCAAGGGTAATTGTGGAAAAGTTCTTTGAGGCGGCAAATGCTGAAGTAATAGTGTTACTGCAGAAGCTTTCTGTGGACGCCGAAACAAACACTCAAACAACCGAAGAGCGCCCTATTCTTGATCCTATCCGTGTAACGACGAAAGGTAGGAGCGCAAGATAA
- the LOC141631250 gene encoding protein FAR-RED IMPAIRED RESPONSE 1-like, which yields MFGCTFLSDEQEESFQWLFNVFNEAMGEDVRPVSIFTDQDKAMTNAVEAIYPESRHRLCQWHIQQNAISHFGNLKHDRTFQNFFNKCLNGCFNEKEFEATWQRMTTEYGVEKHPWFNRLYSLRIKWCTALNNQYFSAGILSSQRSESTNHAMGFQASKTT from the exons ATGTTTGGGTGTACTTTCCTATCCGACGAGCAAGAAGAATCATTccaatggttgttcaatgtgttTAATGAAGCTATGGGTGAGGATGTTCGTCCTGTCTCCATTTTCACTGACCAAGACAAAGCAATGACAAATGCAGTTGAAGCG ATATACCCAGAAAGCAGGCATAGGCTATGCCAATGGCATATCCAACAGAACGCCATCTCACACTTTGGTAATTTAAAGCATGATAGGACATTCCAGAATTTTTTCAACAAATGTCTTAATGGTTGTTTTAATGAAAAGGAATTCGAAGCGACATGGCAAAGAATGACGACAGAGTATGGTGTTGAGAAACACCCATGGTTCAATAGATTGTATAGTTTACGAATCAAATGGTGTACTGCATTGAATAATCAGTATTTCTCAGCGGGTATCCTTTCTTCCCAAAGGAGCGAGAGTACAAATCATGCTATGGGGTTCCAAGCTTCAAAAACAACATAG